A window from Salarias fasciatus chromosome 11, fSalaFa1.1, whole genome shotgun sequence encodes these proteins:
- the irx4a gene encoding iroquois-class homeodomain protein IRX-4a, protein MSYPQFGYPYSSAPQFLMTTNSLTTCCESTGRSIADSGVAASGQTPVYCPVYESRLLATARHELSSAAALGVYGSPYTGGQGYGNYVTYGTDASAFYSLGTFDTKDASASAHAGITQATAYYPYDPTLGQYQYDRYGSMDGGTRRKNATRETTSTLKAWLQEHRKNPYPTKGEKIMLAIITKMTLTQVSTWFANARRRLKKENKMTWPPRNKGSEEKRYDDDEDGSQEEQIKSENNDDETRSRPDKDLQLSDLDDFDTLESENSECELKHRYHMNTHMSTTTSDCPPEHLVKDASLKISIPVSLGGEQDLNKSCLKTSPEDFQADSRQQAKACYNQQQGHQILDGKPRIWSLAQTATSLNQTEYPSCMLRCQPPPPSSLTPSPAATSPVAGLDTRQDSPVTTLRNWVDGVFHDPLFRHSTLSQALTNTTVSWSANTKGAILEAERSAAALQQHQDSSKDSVMSFPKTINKLFCS, encoded by the exons tTCCTGATGACAACCAACTCTCTGACCACTTGCTGCGAGTCCACCGGCAGATCCATAGCCGACTCCGGAGTAGCCGCCTCCGGACAGACGCCGGTGTACTGTCCCGTGTACGAGAGCCGGCTGCTGGCCACGGCCAGGCACGAGCTGAGCTCCGCCGCCGCGCTGGGCGTGTACGGGAGCCCCTACACCGGCGGTCAAGGCTATGGGAATTACGTTACATACGGCACGGACGCCTCCGCTTTCTACTCGCTG GGCACATTCGACACTAAAGATGCTTCAGCATCTGCGCATGCAGGAATAACCCAGGCAACAGCCTACTACCCTTATGATCCCACCCTGGGACAGTACCAGTATGACAG ATACGGTTCCATGGATGGGGGAACAAGGCGAAAGAACGCCACGCGTGAAACTACCAGCACGCTGAAGGCCTGGCTGCAGGAGCACAGGAAGAACCCGTACCCAACTAAAGGGGAGAAGATCATGCTGGCCATCATCACCAAGATGACCCTGACGCAGGTCTCCACCTGGTTCGCCAACGCCAGGAGGAGGCTCAAGAAGGAGAACAAGATGACGTGGCCGCCCAGAAACAAgggctcagaggagaaaagaTATGATGACGATGAAGATGGGTCTCAGGAAGAGCAGATAAAGAGTGAAAATAATGATGATG AGACCAGGAGCCGGCCCGATAAAGACCTCCAGCTCAGCGACCTGGACGATTTCGACACGCTGGAGTCAGAGAACTCCGAGTGCGAGCTCAAGCACCGCTaccacatgaacacacacatgtcGACAACGACGAGCGACTGTCCCCCTGAGCACCTGGTCAAGGACGCGTCCCTGAAGATCTCCATCCCCGTCTCTCTCGGAGGGGAGCAGGACTTGAACAAAAGTTGTCTCAAAACGAGCCCGGAGGACTTCCAGGCggacagcagacagcaggcgAAGGCGTGTTATAATCAGCAACAGGGGCACCAGATATTAGACGGCAAGCCTCGGATCTGGTCATTGGCCCAGACCGCGACTTCCCTGAACCAGACTGAGTACCCGTCCTGTATGCTCCGGTGCcagccgccgcccccctcctccctcaccccgTCCCCCGCCGCCACCTCACCCGTCGCCGGCCTGGACACCAGACAGGACTCTCCGGTCACGACCCTGAGAAACTGGGTGGACGGGGTTTTCCACGACCCCCTGTTCAGGCACAGCACTTTGAGCCAGGCTCTGACCAACACCACCGTCTCGTGGAGCGCGAACACCAAAGGCGCGATCctggaggcggagaggagcgcGGCGGCCTTGCAGCAGCACCAAGACTCCTCCAAAGACAGTGTCATGAGTTTCCCAAAAACTATCAACAAGCTTTTCTGCTCCTAA